From the Psilocybe cubensis strain MGC-MH-2018 chromosome 6, whole genome shotgun sequence genome, the window CAGGTTAAAGCAATTGATAAAGCAAGGAATCTCACCTTCGAGCTGTGTATGCCCCACGAGAAAATCCTGATTTACAATGTCAGAACGTACCACATCATGCAATGGCAAATGTAATTCAGTACCGAATATACAGATTTTGTCTCCTGCCACATCTGGTGTGCAAATTAGTATCTCTCAAGCACTCTGTTTAAATAAATTCATACAGTTTTCCATGAGAAATTCATAACCGCCTATAAATGTGCTTGGATCAGCAAGTGGCTTTGAAAACCCAAACCTGGAATCATGATGCACGTACTCATGACATGTGAATCTAAGTTCAATGCCAAAGCTCCGTCGAGGGCCTTTTGAAAGTGAGAAAAATTTAGGGATTTCAACAATGAACGACTTTACCTTCCTCAGCTGGGACAAGATTGGTGATGCTATGTAAGGAGCAGTGTTATATGTCCCAATTCCTGTCTAAATTTCGTCCGCTCAGCGCTAGAAATGTTTAGAACGCAAAGGAAGACTGTGCTCACTTGATAATACACCAATTGTTTCGTTTTATCATCCTTCTTTAGCAGAGAGACAAGTTTCACTATGTTCGAATTATCGTTGTCGAATTGATCACCAGTCCCATCGAAGCAAAGAATCAGAGTGCGGCTCGAGTGTTCCGGGGGGATCACATCCGGAATACGCTGGGGGCCTATCGTTCCTTCTCGTCGTACTGGTACGCGTTTCTCTTCGTGCAGTTGTGTGGGACTTGATCCTCTCGGTGGATGGGGGGATAGGTGGCTGTTATCATCCTCAAGAAACTGCCTGTAATCCGTCGGCGATGTCTCTGCCACTACCACAGTATCTGTAAGCGAAACACCCGTGGGCTCTTGTATGTGTTGATCCTGGGGCATGTTGGTTATGCTGGTATTAAGGAGGGTATATATTCCTGGGGGATTAAAAGAGGACCGCCGTCCCAGTTTCCAACTGTTTTTAAGCGCTGTGCGTGCCTCGGAATAGCATTATTATAGCATCTGACACGGAAATAATGGAGCCTGGGCGGAGGCGGGTGGGGTGCCAACTTACACTAACCCTTCTTGTCCAGCTACAGACCGATATGTCAGGGAATTGTAGCCTTTTGAGGGAGTGCCGATTACAAGTAAGAGGGCCCATTGGTTTCAGCCTGTcaaaatctgatgccagGTGATCCCAAGTCTCCGAGAGGACTGATACCGAAGTGCAACGTCTTGGCACCGATGTGCATTTGTTGGAACAAAAGGAGCAAAATACGCTGATGCGCTCAGATGCGCTGTGTATAGATCCTGCCGTGTCGTGTATAGATGATGCCGGCTGGGCGCAGTGTTACTGTACGTTCAGGTTCATGGTTCTACTATAGTTGGGGACACGCGAAGACATCAACTTTTTTCTGCTACCATGTATTATAGATAGAAACGTGCAGAATGAGAATGCGAATCAGAATATGCAATTAGTTTTTTGTTTGCATAAAAACTTCCCTCGGAAATCTGGTTCTAAGTTTAGATAGGCCCAAAAATTTCGCCAAATCCAAAACAATTCGCTAAAATCTCGGAAATATCATTTTTGGATAGTTCTCAAAGAGCTACATCTGATTCTAAATTTTCAAAAACTTTTATCGAGCCGTTTcctcaaaaaaaattcgacAAAATGCCACCTAAAGGAAGGccagcaaagaagaaaagaaatatatCAGGTCTACGGAATCAAGGATCCAGTGAATCAAAGCCTACAGATAGCAATCCTCCAAGTACATCATCTACATCACAGTCTTATCAATGGGATCGGACAACcatcaacaaaaagaaacCCCTATACGAGCTCAAAGAGGAAGCTAGTAGTGAGAAGGGCCTGTCTGACTCGGAATCTGAATCCGATCTCGAATTggatgatgaaaatgatggAATTGATACAGACTGGAAGGGGTTCATGAATGCCGAGTTCAAAAAGCGATTGGCCAAGCAATATTGGGAcatcaaagaaaaggaggatgATATGGAGTGGCTACCATACAAACTTCGTGTTATGGTTCAAGGAAAACAAGCGGTGAAAAAAGGTGTGTGGAAAGGTTACAATCGCTATAACATATTAATTTAACAATGGTCAATATTCAATAGGTCGACCGAAGGTTTACCAAAAGGGGCCTGATATTATGAGCAAGCCTGCTCGTACTCAGAGAGACCATAAAGAATTAATACGGAATCAGTCAAATCTTGATCAATATCTCAATATGCCAATTCACTCACCTGGTCCCAGCACGCCAATTGTACCCCAAATGCGAAAGGCATCCGAGCGCAGTACTTCATCTCATGAAACAATCGAGCCTGATTTAAGGTCCAACTCGTCAATTGAGATTTTGGAAACATCTGGGTTGCCGTTGCAAGAAGATACACCTGTACCGGAGTCCGAAATCTATGAAGAAACAGTCGATGACGAAAACAACAACAGTATATTTGATCaacaaatagaaacagaaaTATCTAATCCGATTTCAGATCCAGAATCAGACTCAGAAAACTACAATCCGCCGCCAGATTCTGATGATCAAATAGAGGATTGGGAAGAGGAACTGGCCGAGACTATTCAACCTGTCGAGATTAGGGATTGGAAGGTTCTTCGAGCCCAGATTCAGGAGGACATCAAGAAGGGTACAGACTCAAAACGTCTTTCATTATCTCAAATCAACAAACTCCTCATTATTTGCAACTTTGCCACACTTCGAATCAAAGGCTATCGTCGTATTGAAGCAAGCGAAATGCTGGCATTACAATGGCACTCTGGAGATGGTGTTTGGTTTGCTAGGAAAGTACGGAAGCTTGCGCACCACTACCAATTATTTGAACAGCTTCCTATTGAGCGGCGGGGTGGATACGGAAATGCACGCACATTGCTAAAGGATGAGATTGTCAAAAAAAGGATACTGGATTATCTTCACTCGATAAAGACCGGAGAAGTAACACCAAAGAAGCTGCAGGTTGCCGTCAATACCCAAATCCTTCCCGAGCTTGATatcaaaccaaaaaaacctATCAGCATTCGAACAATTCGTCGATGGTTAATCAAACTTGGTTGGCGTCACACCCAGATTAAGAAAGGGGTATATATGGATGGTCACGAGCGTCCGGATGTTGTCGATTATAGGCAAAACGTTTTCCTTCCACTAATGGCTCAATATGAAAAACGAATGGCAAAATATGAACCTAGTTCTGATGGTTCAGGCTTGATACGAGTGCCACCTACACTTCTCCCcagagaaaaggaaatcATTCCTAATTTTCACAACGAGAGCACTTTCCATGGAAATGATATGGCAAACAGTGCATGGCTTTGTTCGGGAGAGCAGCCACTGCGAAAAAAAGGACGTGGCCGCTTGATTCATGTCTCTGCTTTTATCAATCCCGAGACTGGGCGCCTAATTCTTTTTGATTTGGATGGTAATGTTGTACGTGATTCTACTAAAATTATTTATCCTGGCACAGGCGGCGATGCATGGTGGGACTGCAATCAACTGCTAATGCAGATGAAAGATGCTGTTGACGTTTTTGAAGCTGCACATCCAGGCAAACAGGCgcttttcatttttgatCAATCTTCTGCACATGCATCCCTACCCGATGACGCACTCAAAGCGTTTGAAATGAACAAGACAAACGGTGGTAAACAACGTGTTCAGCGGGACACAATTATTCCTGACACCAATCCTGTGGTCAATCTTCGTGGAAAATTACAAAAAATGACATTATCTAATGGGCAACCAAAAGGGCTTCAGCAAGTATTGGAGGAGCGGGGATTTGAAGTTGCTAATCTACGTGCCAAATGCTCTCCAGTGTGTTCAATTGATAGCACAAATTGCTGCATGGCACGGCTTCTCAGTCAACAGGATGACTTCAAAAATCAACCTTCACGGCTAGAGACATTTATCAAGGAGCGGGGGCACGAGTGCATCTTCCTTCCTAAATTTCATTGTGAACTTAATCCTATTGAAATGGTGTGTACCAAATTTTTATATCATTCAAAGTTTTGTATTGACTCTTCTAGTACTGGGGGTGGTGCAAATATCGTTACCGtgaaatagaaaagaaaaacttCCAGGAGGCAAAAGATGCTGTGAAAACCTATTTGGCATCTTGTCCAACTGATGTTATTCGACGGTTCATCAACAGATCATGGAGATTTATGAGTGCGTACCGCCTGGGACTGACCGGACAGGCAGCCATATGGGCTGTGAAAAAGCAGAAACAACATCGCCAGGTATCCCAGCGGGCAATGATGTCAATTGACGCGGTTCTCAACACGTGAATGCTCTTATCGATGATTAGATAACTCCAATACATAGCCATAAATGTCAAAAATTTGGGCCAAAAATTTCGCCATTTTTTCCGCTCGTGGGAACTTCACGAAAACACCATTTTTGAACTCCTTTCAATGGTCTGAGTTCAAATCTGTCATCAGTTTTCTCCAGAAAATTCGCGTTCAGAAGATATAAAAATTGATGTCTTCGCGTGTCCCCAACCGTACTCAAAAAGATCCATATTCGAAGGTCTGTCACTGTGGCGCGTCGAAGATACTAGCAAATCAAGAATAAGTACAATGACGTCTAGATTGGCACAGTAAGAATTCTTATTTGTTTCCAACCCACCAATGGCGATGCGAGACTCTCCAGCGTTCCCTCGGCTTAACCTAAGCACGGGGTACATCCGGTATCCACGGCAGTATTCCCTTGTGTTCCAAGCTTAGTGGGTGTTCGTAAGCCTCCAAAGCATACCTGTAAGAAAGGGCTATGCTGTGTATAGATTAGTACGGTTGGGATTAGCGCTCAATGTGAGTCATGGTGTCGCCTGTATTGCAAATACAGCTATGTAGCCAACTTTGATTAAGTGGTATGTAGTTCGTACCTTGAGCGTACGTAGTCTTTAAATCCAGAAATACAAAGAAAGAATTTGGAGGTTTTAAAGTCCTACATACTCACGACTCTTTAGAAAGAATTAAACGTATCATCATGCATACTGACTGCAACTGAAAACACGGAACAAATAAATGTACAGTAAAGCATCGGTACCGGAATACTTAAAATGTAAATGGAAGGAGAACTTAGAGCATCAGTCAACCCAGGTAATGTAGCTCTCATTGAGATCTGCCTTGGGGATATACGGGCTCCCATCTGGATATTTGGCATCCAACCGAATTTTGACGCTTCGGTGAACGCGTacccctttcttcttttgcttAGGAACATGGCGGCCTCGTCCCAAATTCCAGTAGAACCAAGACGTCCAAGATCCGTCATCGCTCTCCTGCGTACGATGCCTGAGAGGGAGAAGCTCCAAGATCCACCATCCCCAGGCTAGACTGAGCTGATCGTAGATAGGTGCTAAGGCATCCTTGAGCTCAGCCTCTTCTTCCGTTTCAGCCATAACATCGGACGCGACGTAGTCGTCATCGTTCGCCGCTACCTCTGGCTCCTTTGGTGTGGGTTTAATGTACGCTGTCGGACCAGTTGTCCCAGCGGATAATGGGGGAGGTCGGGGGCGGACAACGGGATACAGCATGTCAGGGTCCAAGTTGATTCCCTTCAGACCATCCGTATGGAACATGATTCCACTGTTTGTCTTGAAGCATTCTCGAATCATCCATCTGATAGGAATGCGAGCCAAGTTGGGCTTGACGCCTGTCGCAACAGACCCTCCGCCAATATCTAGCAAAGAAAATCATCACTTAGCCTTTTAGGCCTCTTACAAGAGCTATAAATCATACCGCAATGACATCCCGCAAACCAAACCTGATGTTTTTTGGTTAGATTTTTCCAATGCGGACGAGGAGAAAGAGCGCATGCTATAGCCACTCACTTCGTCGATGTCCGTTTCCGCATTCTTATCCTTAGCGTATTGATTCTCCAACGACTTCAGCGAGTTCTTCCCATTCCcgtccttttttttcttatgcGCACCACCTTCATGTTCCTTTTTCGCCTTCTTGTCGGTGATACTGAGGGTTGCCTCAGTTTTGTTTGGCTTGTTCCAGTGGTTTGCTTTGAACTTTGCCCTACGCTCATCCAGTGACACTGCATGTCTGAACGTCTTTACAACCGTATTGGAGGTTGTGAAGGGCAGGCGTCTGGGAATCAGACCAACCGAGCTGACAGTATCCCTTAAGAAGACGTAAACATAATTATGAAGGATCCAGGGGTTATAGGACACTCACCACACGCCCAAGAATTCGATATCAACATCGATGGAGAACGTCTTCTTGAAAGCGTTCGACTGTTTCCATCCGACGTCGTCCGCTTGAGTGTACATCTTGTACGCAAATGGCACCTGTTGGTGGTTACATGTTGGAAGGAGGCCGACCTTGTGGATCATGCCGGCCAGGCTGTAAAGATAGAGAGTAATAATTAGCTTCTGCCAGATACGTAGTTGATGCAGTGTGTTCTAAACGCACCATCGAGCTGTGTAAGCGCCACGGGAGAATCCTATAAATAGTGTATGTTAGTCGTTATATCGATAACTGGGACGCCACCACGACTTCTATATCCTCCATCCCCTCTCCACTGCCACCTTGTACTCACCAAAGATACAAATTCTGTCCCCAGCGCGGTCTTTTGCGAAATGAATTAGTACCTTGTGACATGTGGTGTGGGGATGCGAGAAGTAACGTACAATTTTGCATCAGAAACTCGTAACCGCCTGTTTATAGTATAGTGCAAAATTAGATCGATTCGATTCTGGAGATAGCGAAGGAGTGGTAGGATATAATCGAGAACGTACCCATGATATGGGCATCAAGGTTCCACGCAATCATCATGTCCAAAGTCTGAAGTAGAACGGAAGACAATGAGCTCTAATATTGACAAACGTTTTTGCACAATGTTCATACCTGACTAATCTTCGACATGAAAGGGGTGGCGATCTGTGGGGTAGTATACGTCCCAATTCCGGCCTGGAGGGAGTGTTACAGCTGTATTTTTCTTGAATCCTGAGGGTATTTACAACAGACATACCTGATAGTAGACAAGCTGTTTCTCTGGATCATCTTTCTTCAGCATCGCGAAGAATTCGACAATATTTGAGTTCTAGAGATGGAAAAGCATAACATGAGGAACTACCCCTTTCGCTG encodes:
- a CDS encoding hypothetical protein (Uncharacterized protein YEL023C), producing the protein MASPMIRTESSQSESHTRTETFSSQTTYTSNGTFVQTPSSSGFQQAPKVPLEAGPAYVPYTDTIPPVHPFRTLVLCFDGTGDQFDADNSNIVEFFAMLKKDDPEKQLVYYQAGIGTYTTPQIATPFMSKISQTLDMMIAWNLDAHIMGGYEFLMQNYRAGDRICIFGFSRGAYTARCLAGMIHKVGLLPTCNHQQVPFAYKMYTQADDVGWKQSNAFKKTFSIDVDIEFLGVWDTVSSVGLIPRRLPFTTSNTVVKTFRHAVSLDERRAKFKANHWNKPNKTEATLSITDKKAKKEHEGGAHKKKKDGNGKNSLKSLENQYAKDKNAETDIDEVWFAGCHCDIGGGSVATGVKPNLARIPIRWMIRECFKTNSGIMFHTDGLKGINLDPDMLYPVVRPRPPPLSAGTTGPTAYIKPTPKEPEVAANDDDYVASDVMAETEEEAELKDALAPIYDQLSLAWGWWILELLPLRHRTQESDDGSWTSWFYWNLGRGRHVPKQKKKGVRVHRSVKIRLDAKYPDGSPYIPKADLNESYITWVD